In Azospirillum baldaniorum, one DNA window encodes the following:
- a CDS encoding polyamine ABC transporter substrate-binding protein yields MSKTSGFSMGRRSLMKGAAGVALGATLPAGLLRPAFAATQITVADPGGPYSPAFRKAFYDPFEKATGIKVVNVAREAEPTAQFKAIVETKSYTWDVCTLTLSARDILMKQNLLEPLNFTTADAPGLMPDSLTSHWMGTDVYSTILGYRADKFASNAPQSWADFWNVEKFPGRRSLRKNPIDTLEQALLADGVPLDQLYPLDVDRAFKALDRIKPHVAVWWTGGAQSSQLIQSGEVDMIALWNARAQAVIDGGAPVKISWNQGLYSIEGWGIPRGNPRADAARQFIKFCADPSRQAVFTEVLAYGPTNLDAYKSIPKERASALPTFEDNLKVMTIAKEDWWGANRSKMNERFNAWILG; encoded by the coding sequence ATGAGCAAGACCTCCGGCTTCTCCATGGGCCGCCGCAGCCTGATGAAGGGAGCCGCCGGCGTCGCGCTGGGCGCCACCCTGCCCGCCGGGCTGCTGCGTCCGGCTTTCGCCGCCACGCAGATCACCGTCGCCGACCCGGGCGGCCCCTACAGCCCGGCCTTCCGCAAGGCCTTCTACGACCCGTTCGAGAAGGCCACCGGTATCAAGGTCGTCAACGTCGCCCGCGAGGCGGAGCCGACCGCCCAGTTCAAGGCCATCGTCGAGACCAAGTCCTACACCTGGGACGTCTGCACGCTGACCCTGTCGGCGCGCGACATCCTGATGAAGCAGAACCTGCTGGAGCCGCTGAACTTCACCACCGCGGACGCGCCCGGCCTGATGCCGGACTCGCTGACCAGCCATTGGATGGGCACCGACGTCTATTCGACCATCCTCGGCTACCGCGCCGACAAATTCGCCTCCAACGCCCCGCAGAGCTGGGCCGATTTCTGGAACGTCGAGAAGTTCCCGGGCCGCCGCTCGCTGCGCAAGAACCCGATCGACACGCTGGAGCAGGCGCTGCTCGCCGACGGTGTGCCGCTCGACCAGCTCTACCCGCTCGACGTCGACCGCGCCTTCAAGGCGCTCGACCGCATCAAGCCGCACGTCGCCGTGTGGTGGACCGGCGGCGCCCAGTCCAGCCAGCTCATCCAGAGCGGCGAAGTCGACATGATCGCTCTGTGGAACGCCCGCGCCCAGGCGGTGATCGACGGCGGCGCCCCGGTGAAGATCAGCTGGAACCAGGGGCTCTACTCGATCGAGGGCTGGGGCATCCCGCGCGGCAACCCGCGCGCCGACGCCGCCCGCCAGTTCATCAAATTCTGCGCCGATCCGTCCCGTCAGGCCGTCTTCACCGAGGTGCTGGCCTACGGCCCGACCAACCTCGACGCCTACAAGAGCATCCCGAAGGAGCGCGCCTCGGCGCTGCCGACCTTCGAAGACAATCTGAAGGTGATGACCATCGCCAAGGAAGATTGGTGGGGCGCCAACCGGTCGAAGATGAACGAGCGCTTCAACGCCTGGATCCTCGGCTAA
- a CDS encoding enoyl-CoA hydratase/isomerase family protein has protein sequence MFKFILTEVRGPVGIITLNRPEILNAWNAAMRDELVVAFDQFENQDGVRAIILTGAGDRAFGAGQDLNETKTFNADRAEEWVAEWERLYHRMRTLSKPLIIALNGVAAGSAFQVALLGDFRIGHAGVRMGQPEINSGIASTTGPWIMKEMIGLARTMDLTLSGRLMDAEESHRIGLINRIVPQDRVMAESLALAEELAAKPPVAMRLDKQRFREMTEAGFRDALAAGVRIQREAYASGEPARMMEEFLAKRAAKRT, from the coding sequence GTGTTCAAATTCATCCTCACAGAGGTCCGCGGCCCGGTCGGCATCATCACGCTGAACCGCCCGGAGATCCTGAACGCCTGGAACGCCGCGATGCGCGACGAGCTGGTCGTCGCCTTCGACCAGTTCGAGAACCAGGACGGCGTGCGCGCGATCATCCTCACCGGGGCCGGGGACCGTGCCTTCGGCGCCGGGCAGGACCTGAACGAGACCAAGACCTTCAACGCCGACCGCGCCGAGGAGTGGGTGGCGGAGTGGGAGCGCCTCTACCACCGTATGCGCACCCTGTCGAAGCCGCTGATCATCGCGCTGAACGGCGTCGCCGCCGGCTCCGCCTTCCAGGTCGCCCTGCTCGGCGACTTCCGCATCGGCCATGCCGGGGTGCGCATGGGCCAGCCGGAGATCAACTCCGGCATCGCCAGCACCACCGGCCCGTGGATCATGAAGGAGATGATCGGTCTGGCCCGCACCATGGACCTGACGCTGTCGGGCCGCCTGATGGACGCCGAGGAAAGCCACCGTATCGGCCTGATCAACCGCATCGTCCCGCAGGATCGCGTGATGGCCGAATCGCTGGCTCTGGCCGAGGAACTGGCCGCCAAGCCGCCGGTCGCCATGCGTCTGGACAAGCAGCGGTTCCGTGAGATGACCGAGGCCGGCTTCCGCGACGCGCTGGCCGCCGGCGTGCGCATCCAGCGCGAGGCCTACGCGTCCGGCGAACCGGCCCGGATGATGGAGGAGTTCCTCGCCAAGCGCGCCGCAAAGCGCACGTAA
- a CDS encoding IclR family transcriptional regulator, whose translation MAPRRPSSRLSDTESATADADASVKEGGPARAGDPLMVMSVEKAFRVLNAFDAARPTMSLTQIASIVGLDKSAAQRFTHTLEKLGYLHKDPETKRFELTVKTLDLGHHYLRGNGLLERSMPYLMHLSKTTEETINLTMLDDTEIVFVSRFMSRHVLNTDVVIGMRMPAYCTAPGVAMLSRMPMDEVVDLVDRMDLHPYTPNTTWKREDLLAKIERSADLGYATAFEEYYHGDLSIAAAVVGPVGTPIGAINIAVSRSRFTPQEAEERFAPLVVAAASSISTIGRPTPPRKNAQR comes from the coding sequence ATGGCTCCGCGCCGTCCGTCTTCCCGACTGTCCGACACGGAATCCGCAACCGCCGATGCGGATGCCTCGGTGAAGGAGGGTGGCCCGGCCCGCGCCGGCGATCCTCTGATGGTGATGTCCGTGGAAAAGGCGTTCCGCGTGCTGAACGCGTTCGACGCGGCGCGCCCGACAATGAGCCTGACCCAGATCGCCTCGATCGTCGGCCTGGACAAAAGCGCGGCGCAGCGCTTCACCCACACGCTGGAAAAGCTGGGCTACCTGCACAAGGACCCGGAGACCAAGCGGTTCGAACTGACGGTCAAGACGCTCGACCTCGGCCATCATTACCTGCGCGGCAACGGGTTGCTCGAACGCTCGATGCCCTACCTGATGCATCTCAGCAAGACCACCGAGGAGACGATCAATCTCACCATGCTGGACGACACGGAGATCGTCTTCGTGTCGCGCTTCATGAGCCGCCACGTGCTGAACACCGACGTCGTCATCGGCATGCGGATGCCGGCCTATTGCACGGCGCCGGGGGTGGCGATGTTGTCGCGGATGCCGATGGATGAGGTCGTCGATCTGGTCGACCGCATGGACCTGCACCCCTACACGCCGAACACCACCTGGAAGCGGGAGGATCTGCTGGCGAAGATCGAGCGGTCCGCGGACCTCGGCTACGCCACCGCCTTCGAGGAGTATTACCACGGCGACCTGTCGATCGCGGCGGCCGTCGTCGGTCCGGTCGGTACGCCCATCGGAGCCATCAACATCGCCGTCTCGCGCTCACGCTTCACCCCGCAGGAGGCGGAGGAGCGCTTCGCTCCGCTGGTCGTCGCCGCCGCGTCGTCCATCTCCACCATCGGCCGCCCAACCCCGCCGAGGAAAAACGCACAGCGGTGA